Proteins co-encoded in one Malus sylvestris chromosome 9, drMalSylv7.2, whole genome shotgun sequence genomic window:
- the LOC126582619 gene encoding uncharacterized mitochondrial protein AtMg00810-like produces MNFQASVSDTSLFIKQDDGDIVILLLYVDDIILTGSNSIKIQKMIDKLSEVFDLKDMGQLTFFLGLQISYKNNGDIFVHQSKYIKDVIHKAGMDTCKPAATPCKPHDQMLFSDGSLMSDPSLYRSIVGSLQYLTFTRPDIAYAVNTVCQFMSSPTERHYAAVKRILRYLHGTLHHGILYSADQMTTRTITAFSDADWAADLNTRRSITGYVVYLGNNPVSWQSKKQCSVSRSSTEAEYKALAHTAADVAWIRGILKDLEVCLPSPPIIHCDNMSAIALTANPVFHSRIKHLDTDFHFVRERVQQGDLKVVYIPTEDQIADVLTKGLHSPAFLRHCYNLRLSTPATIEGEC; encoded by the coding sequence ATGAATTTTCAGGCTTCAGTTTCTGATACAAGTTTGTTTATCAAGCAGGATGATGGGGATATTGTTATTCTTCTCCTTTATGTTGACGATATTATATTGACCGGTTCCAATTCTATCAAGATTCAAAAGATGATTGATAAGTTATCTGAAGTCTTTGATCTTAAGGATATGGGACAATTGACATTTTTTCTGGGATTGCAGATTTCGTATAAGAATAATGGGGATATCTTTGTGCATCAATCAAAATATATAAAGGATGTGATCCATAAGGCAGGTATGGACACATGTAAACCTGCTGCTACTCCATGCAAACCTCATGATCAAATGCTATTTTCTGATGGTTCTTTAATGTCTGATCCATCACTTTATAGGAGTATCGTCGGATCATTGCAGTATCTGACCTTTACTAGGCCCGATATTGCATATGCGGTTAATACAGTATGTCAGTTCATGAGTTCTCCGACAGAAAGGCATTATGCAGCAGTGAAACGAATACTCAGATATCTTCATGGTACACTGCACcatgggatattatattcagctGATCAAATGACGACAAGGACAATCACTGCTTTTtcagatgctgattgggcagctGATCTCAATACTCGAAGGTCAATCACAGGATATGTAGTGTATCTAGGCAACAATCCCGTGTCTTGGCAATCAAAGAAACAATGTTCAGTATCAAGAAGCTCAACTGAGGCTGAATATAAGGCTCTTGCCCATACCGCAGCTGATGTTGCTTGGATAAGGGGAATCCTAAAGGATTTAGAAGTGTGTCTGCCTTCACCTCCCATAATTCATTGTGATAATATGTCAGCCATTGCCCTTACTGCAAATCCTGTTTTTCATTCTCGTATCAAACATCTTGATACTGACTTTCATTTTGTGAGAGAACGTGTTCAACAAGGAGATCTGAAGGTGGTTTACATTCCAACTGAAGATCAAATTGCGGATGTTCTTACAAAAGGTCTTCACAGCCCTGCCTTTCTTCGACATTGTTACAATCTTAGGCTGAGTACCCCAGCCACGATTGAGGGGGAATGTTGA
- the LOC126634120 gene encoding NDR1/HIN1-like protein 6, whose protein sequence is MHSGPNQHPPPHMMHQDPGYPGPNGRNPPRFNGQYRPNGRRKNSCLRCYCWCCYCIFVTLVVIIAAVAISLVIINPRKPKYSISDFSVKAFNLTPDYSLHAQFVVTVKAENPNKRISIVYGKGSTVQLKYSGMKLCTGVVPHFRQPTRNTTLMDVDLRGDLKGSDFKGPIGESLMQKIKSGRIPVAVSVRVPVNVGLGAYNVLPDPIGIYVDASMVVNNLSQPDKKVQISDPKYHFNFGYKFKK, encoded by the coding sequence ATGCACTCTGGTCCTAACCAACATCCACCGCCACACATGATGCATCAAGATCCAGGTTATCCAGGTCCCAATGGCCGCAATCCTCCTCGCTTTAATGGCCAGTACCGCCCTAATGGGCGCCGCAAAAACAGTTGTCTGAGATGCTACTGTTGGTGTTGTTATTGCATCTTCGTAACCCTAGTGGTAATCATCGCTGCCGTGGCCATCAGCCTAGTAATTATCAATCCCCGTAAGCCCAAATACAGTATTAGTGACTTCTCTGTCAAGGCATTCAACCTCACCCCTGATTACAGCCTCCATGCGCAATTTGTGGTCACGGTAAAGGCCGAGAATCCCAACAAAAGAATATCCATTGTATATGGGAAGGGCAGCACCGTGCAGCTCAAGTATTCCGGGATGAAACTTTGTACCGGGGTGGTCCCACATTTTCGTCAACCGACGAGAAATACCACCTTGATGGACGTGGACTTGAGAGGAGACTTGAAAGGGAGTGACTTTAAGGGCCCTATCGGGGAGTCACTTATGCAGAAAATCAAGAGTGGCAGGATCCCTGTGGCTGTTTCGGTTAGGGTACCAGTCAATGTAGGACTCGGAGCGTACAATGTATTGCCGGATCCAATCGGGATTTATGTTGACGCCTCCATGGTGGTCAACAATTTGTCCCAGCCAGATAAGAAAGTACAGATTTCAGACCCTAAATATCACTTTAATTTTGGTTATAAGTTCAAGAAATGA
- the LOC126583249 gene encoding protein EPIDERMAL PATTERNING FACTOR 1-like, with amino-acid sequence MKGSICVATFVVVLLFLPQAMSARRIARPHSHHHGRHLKSTIREALVEKKASNYKRVRGPDTVQVAGSSLPDCSHACGSCRPCRLVMVSFVCASITEAEACPMAYKCMCKNKSYPVP; translated from the exons atgaaggGTTCAATTTGTGTAGCTACATTTGTTGTTGTCCTTCTTTTCCTTCCACAAGCCATGTCCGCAAGGCGCATAGCTCGGCCTCATTCAC ATCATCATGGGCGCCATCTGAAGAGTACAATTAGAGAAGCATTGGTGGAGAAAAAGGCAAGTAATTATAAGAGAGTTAGGGGGCCAGATACAGTCCAAGTGGCAGGGTCGAGCTTGCCAGATTGCTCCCATGCTTGTGGATCTTGCAGACCATGCAGACTAGTGATGGTGAGCTTTGTTTGTGCATCAATCACTGAGGCTGAAGCATGTCCAATGGCTTACAAGTGCATGTGCAAAAACAAGTCTTATCCTGTTCCTTAG
- the LOC126583266 gene encoding uncharacterized protein LOC126583266 isoform X2 has product MRSRKRRQCFPSCSSFRKVDEDENYRRRKKCNEELEWPHNSTHVKSQLTQCFTVVVNAMVGPRSWTGLFTRSNNRRNDSLSPFQEQRLLRLQARLQVPFDENRPDHQEALKALWHAAFPDVALQGLISDQWKEMGWQGSNPSTDFRGCGFISLENLLFYARTYPASFRRLLFKRDGNRATWEYPFAVAGINISFMLTEMLDLCSEKPRCLPGINFVKLLGEDEAAFDVLYCIAFEMVDAQWLAVNASYMQFNEVLQATRTQLGRELSLEDTQRIYDLPAYNLLYQ; this is encoded by the exons ATGAGATCAAGGAAGCGTAGACAATGCTTTCCTTCTTGCTCTTCCTTTCGCAAA GTTGATGAGGATGAAAATTATAGGAGACGGAAAAAGTGCAATGAAGAGTTGGAATGGCCACACAATTCAACTCATGTCAAATCGCAGTTAACTCAATGTTTTA CCGTTGTAGTTAATGCTATGGTTGGACCACGATCATGGACAGGACTATTTACGCGGTCAAATAACAGACGAAATGACTCCTTAAGTCCTTTTCAG GAACAGAGACTTCTGAGGCTTCAAGCACGATTACAAGTACCTTTTGACGAGAATCGCCCTGATCATCAA GAAGCCTTGaaagcattgtggcatgctGCCTTTCCAGATGTTGCTCTGCAAGGTCTGATCTCCGACCAATGGAAAGAGATGGGTTGGCAAGGTTCTAACCCCTCTACCGACTTTAG GGGTTGCGGTTTTATCTCCCTCGAGAACTTGCTTTTTTACGCCAGGACTTATCCA gcATCTTTCCGTAGGTTATTGTTCAAGCGAGATGGAAATCGAGCAACTTGGGAATACCCGTTTGCTGTTGCTGGCATAAATATATCATTTATGTTGACTGAAATGCTGGATCTTTGCTCAG AAAAACCAAGGTGTCTTCCAGGAATAAATTTCGTGAAACTATTAGGAG AAGATGAAGCCGCCTTTGATGTACTGTATTGTATAGCTTTCGAAATGGTTGATGCTCAGTGGCTCGCAGTGAATGCGTCCTACATGCAGTTTAAC GAGGTTCTACAAGCAACAAGGACGCAGTTGGGAAGGGAGTTGTCTTTAGAAGATACTCAAAGAATATATGATTTACCAGCTTACAATCTATTGTACCAGTAG
- the LOC126583266 gene encoding uncharacterized protein LOC126583266 isoform X1, with amino-acid sequence MRSRKRRQCFPSCSSFRKVDEDENYRRRKKCNEELEWPHNSTHVKSQLTQCFTVVVNAMVGPRSWTGLFTRSNNRRNDSLSPFQEQRLLRLQARLQVPFDENRPDHQEALKALWHAAFPDVALQGLISDQWKEMGWQGSNPSTDFRGCGFISLENLLFYARTYPASFRRLLFKRDGNRATWEYPFAVAGINISFMLTEMLDLCSEKPRCLPGINFVKLLGEDEAAFDVLYCIAFEMVDAQWLAVNASYMQFNEVLQATRTQLERELSLEDTQRIHDLPAYNLLYQ; translated from the exons ATGAGATCAAGGAAGCGTAGACAATGCTTTCCTTCTTGCTCTTCCTTTCGCAAA GTTGATGAGGATGAAAATTATAGGAGACGGAAAAAGTGCAATGAAGAGTTGGAATGGCCACACAATTCAACTCATGTCAAATCGCAGTTAACTCAATGTTTTA CCGTTGTAGTTAATGCTATGGTTGGACCACGATCATGGACAGGACTATTTACGCGGTCAAATAACAGACGAAATGACTCCTTAAGTCCTTTTCAG GAACAGAGACTTCTGAGGCTTCAAGCACGATTACAAGTACCTTTTGACGAGAATCGCCCTGATCATCAA GAAGCCTTGaaagcattgtggcatgctGCCTTTCCAGATGTTGCTCTGCAAGGTCTGATCTCCGACCAATGGAAAGAGATGGGTTGGCAAGGTTCTAACCCCTCTACCGACTTTAG GGGTTGCGGTTTTATCTCCCTCGAGAACTTGCTTTTTTACGCCAGGACTTATCCA gcATCTTTCCGTAGGTTATTGTTCAAGCGAGATGGAAATCGAGCAACTTGGGAATACCCGTTTGCTGTTGCTGGCATAAATATATCATTTATGTTGACTGAAATGCTGGATCTTTGCTCAG AAAAACCAAGGTGTCTTCCAGGAATAAATTTCGTGAAACTATTAGGAG AAGATGAAGCCGCCTTTGATGTACTGTATTGTATAGCTTTCGAAATGGTTGATGCTCAGTGGCTCGCAGTGAATGCGTCCTACATGCAGTTTAAC GAGGTTCTACAAGCAACAAGGACGCAGTTGGAAAGGGAGCTGTCTTTGGAAGATACTCAAAGAATACATGATTTACCAGCTTACAATCTATTGTACCAGTAG
- the LOC126583266 gene encoding uncharacterized protein LOC126583266 isoform X3, with protein MRSRKRRQCFPSCSSFRKVDEDENYRRRKKCNEELEWPHNSTHVKSQLTQCFINAMVGPRSWTGLFTRSNNRRNDSLSPFQEQRLLRLQARLQVPFDENRPDHQEALKALWHAAFPDVALQGLISDQWKEMGWQGSNPSTDFRGCGFISLENLLFYARTYPASFRRLLFKRDGNRATWEYPFAVAGINISFMLTEMLDLCSEKPRCLPGINFVKLLGEDEAAFDVLYCIAFEMVDAQWLAVNASYMQFNEVLQATRTQLERELSLEDTQRIHDLPAYNLLYQ; from the exons ATGAGATCAAGGAAGCGTAGACAATGCTTTCCTTCTTGCTCTTCCTTTCGCAAA GTTGATGAGGATGAAAATTATAGGAGACGGAAAAAGTGCAATGAAGAGTTGGAATGGCCACACAATTCAACTCATGTCAAATCGCAGTTAACTCAATGTTTTA TTAATGCTATGGTTGGACCACGATCATGGACAGGACTATTTACGCGGTCAAATAACAGACGAAATGACTCCTTAAGTCCTTTTCAG GAACAGAGACTTCTGAGGCTTCAAGCACGATTACAAGTACCTTTTGACGAGAATCGCCCTGATCATCAA GAAGCCTTGaaagcattgtggcatgctGCCTTTCCAGATGTTGCTCTGCAAGGTCTGATCTCCGACCAATGGAAAGAGATGGGTTGGCAAGGTTCTAACCCCTCTACCGACTTTAG GGGTTGCGGTTTTATCTCCCTCGAGAACTTGCTTTTTTACGCCAGGACTTATCCA gcATCTTTCCGTAGGTTATTGTTCAAGCGAGATGGAAATCGAGCAACTTGGGAATACCCGTTTGCTGTTGCTGGCATAAATATATCATTTATGTTGACTGAAATGCTGGATCTTTGCTCAG AAAAACCAAGGTGTCTTCCAGGAATAAATTTCGTGAAACTATTAGGAG AAGATGAAGCCGCCTTTGATGTACTGTATTGTATAGCTTTCGAAATGGTTGATGCTCAGTGGCTCGCAGTGAATGCGTCCTACATGCAGTTTAAC GAGGTTCTACAAGCAACAAGGACGCAGTTGGAAAGGGAGCTGTCTTTGGAAGATACTCAAAGAATACATGATTTACCAGCTTACAATCTATTGTACCAGTAG
- the LOC126583266 gene encoding uncharacterized protein LOC126583266 isoform X4: MLSFLLFLSQINAMVGPRSWTGLFTRSNNRRNDSLSPFQEQRLLRLQARLQVPFDENRPDHQEALKALWHAAFPDVALQGLISDQWKEMGWQGSNPSTDFRGCGFISLENLLFYARTYPASFRRLLFKRDGNRATWEYPFAVAGINISFMLTEMLDLCSEKPRCLPGINFVKLLGEDEAAFDVLYCIAFEMVDAQWLAVNASYMQFNEVLQATRTQLERELSLEDTQRIHDLPAYNLLYQ; this comes from the exons ATGCTTTCCTTCTTGCTCTTCCTTTCGCAAA TTAATGCTATGGTTGGACCACGATCATGGACAGGACTATTTACGCGGTCAAATAACAGACGAAATGACTCCTTAAGTCCTTTTCAG GAACAGAGACTTCTGAGGCTTCAAGCACGATTACAAGTACCTTTTGACGAGAATCGCCCTGATCATCAA GAAGCCTTGaaagcattgtggcatgctGCCTTTCCAGATGTTGCTCTGCAAGGTCTGATCTCCGACCAATGGAAAGAGATGGGTTGGCAAGGTTCTAACCCCTCTACCGACTTTAG GGGTTGCGGTTTTATCTCCCTCGAGAACTTGCTTTTTTACGCCAGGACTTATCCA gcATCTTTCCGTAGGTTATTGTTCAAGCGAGATGGAAATCGAGCAACTTGGGAATACCCGTTTGCTGTTGCTGGCATAAATATATCATTTATGTTGACTGAAATGCTGGATCTTTGCTCAG AAAAACCAAGGTGTCTTCCAGGAATAAATTTCGTGAAACTATTAGGAG AAGATGAAGCCGCCTTTGATGTACTGTATTGTATAGCTTTCGAAATGGTTGATGCTCAGTGGCTCGCAGTGAATGCGTCCTACATGCAGTTTAAC GAGGTTCTACAAGCAACAAGGACGCAGTTGGAAAGGGAGCTGTCTTTGGAAGATACTCAAAGAATACATGATTTACCAGCTTACAATCTATTGTACCAGTAG
- the LOC126583266 gene encoding uncharacterized protein LOC126583266 isoform X5: protein MVGPRSWTGLFTRSNNRRNDSLSPFQEQRLLRLQARLQVPFDENRPDHQEALKALWHAAFPDVALQGLISDQWKEMGWQGSNPSTDFRGCGFISLENLLFYARTYPASFRRLLFKRDGNRATWEYPFAVAGINISFMLTEMLDLCSEKPRCLPGINFVKLLGEDEAAFDVLYCIAFEMVDAQWLAVNASYMQFNEVLQATRTQLERELSLEDTQRIHDLPAYNLLYQ from the exons ATGGTTGGACCACGATCATGGACAGGACTATTTACGCGGTCAAATAACAGACGAAATGACTCCTTAAGTCCTTTTCAG GAACAGAGACTTCTGAGGCTTCAAGCACGATTACAAGTACCTTTTGACGAGAATCGCCCTGATCATCAA GAAGCCTTGaaagcattgtggcatgctGCCTTTCCAGATGTTGCTCTGCAAGGTCTGATCTCCGACCAATGGAAAGAGATGGGTTGGCAAGGTTCTAACCCCTCTACCGACTTTAG GGGTTGCGGTTTTATCTCCCTCGAGAACTTGCTTTTTTACGCCAGGACTTATCCA gcATCTTTCCGTAGGTTATTGTTCAAGCGAGATGGAAATCGAGCAACTTGGGAATACCCGTTTGCTGTTGCTGGCATAAATATATCATTTATGTTGACTGAAATGCTGGATCTTTGCTCAG AAAAACCAAGGTGTCTTCCAGGAATAAATTTCGTGAAACTATTAGGAG AAGATGAAGCCGCCTTTGATGTACTGTATTGTATAGCTTTCGAAATGGTTGATGCTCAGTGGCTCGCAGTGAATGCGTCCTACATGCAGTTTAAC GAGGTTCTACAAGCAACAAGGACGCAGTTGGAAAGGGAGCTGTCTTTGGAAGATACTCAAAGAATACATGATTTACCAGCTTACAATCTATTGTACCAGTAG
- the LOC126583265 gene encoding xanthohumol 4-O-methyltransferase-like has translation MQEEPEIEASLRGQADIWKYMFGFADSMALKCAVELRIADIIHSHRPSDGASNSNPMIALSQLASCIAPSPDITSLTRIMRLLVRRNIFAVHHPSDGGEPLYGLTHSSRWLLHDAELSLAPILMMNNHPCLMAPWHYFSRRVKEGGPCAFEMAHGLDIWDYASQNPEINKLFNDGMACTSRFELKEILTGYEHGFDGVGSLVDVGGGTGSAVAEIVKAYPNIKGFNFDLPHVVATAPVYHGVSHVGGDMFEGNIPNADAVFMKRIMHDWSDSDCIKILKNCRKAIPEKSGKIIIADIVLEPNGEGTLNDTRLVIDLVMIAHTSGRERTENEWKKILEEGGFPRHKVIKIPALVSIVEAYPM, from the exons ATGCAGGAAGAACCAGAAATTGAGGCAAGCCTAAGAGGCCAAGCAGATATATGGAAGTACATGTTTGGTTTTGCTGATTCCATGGCCTTAAAATGTGCTGTGGAGCTACGCATAGCCGATATCATACACTCCCATAGACCTAGTGATGGTGCCTCAAACTCAAACCCTATGATCGCTTTGTCCCAATTAGCCTCATGCATAGCACCCTCCCCAGACATCACTTCCCTCACACGCATCATGAGACTTCTTGTCCGCCGGAATATATTCGCCGTTCATCACCCATCTGATGGCGGGGAACCTCTTTATGGTTTGACACATTCATCAAGATGGTTGTTACATGACGCAGAGCTGAGTCTAGCGCCTATACTTATGATGAATAATCACCCCTGCCTAATGGCGCCTTGGCACTATTTCAGCCGAAGAGTCAAAGAAGGAGGTCCATGTGCCTTTGAGATGGCCCATGGGCTTGATATTTGGGACTACGCTTCTCAAAATCCAGAGATCAACAAATTGTTCAATGATGGCATGGCCTGTACTTCTAGGTTTGAATTGAAGGAAATACTCACAGGTTATGAACATGGGTTTGATGGTGTGGGATCGTTAGTGGATGTAGGTGGTGGGACTGGAAGTGCAGTGGCTGAGATTGTCAAGGCCTATCCCAACATCAAAGGTTTCAATTTTGATCTGCCCCATGTCGTAGCCACAGCACCGGTGTACCATGGCGTGTCACATGTAGGTGGTGATATGTTTGAGGGCAATATTCCAAATGCGGATGCAGTTTTCATGAAG CGTATTATGCACGATTGGAGTGATAGTGATTGCATCAAGATTTTGAAGAATTGTCGAAAAGCAATACCCGAGAAAAGTGGCAAGATCATTATTGCTGATATAGTTCTAGAGCCAAATGGTGAAGGGACTCTGAATGACACACGATTGGTCATTGATTTAGTGATGATTGCACACACGTCAGGAAGGGAGAGAACCGAGAATGAATGGAAGAAGATATTGGAAGAAGGAGGTTTCCCTCGCCACAAAGTCATCAAAATTCCAGCTTTAGTATCCATTGTTGAGGCCTACCCTATGTGA